In Dermatophilus congolensis, a genomic segment contains:
- a CDS encoding amino acid adenylation domain-containing protein yields the protein MSSLQRAYMVGRLHDLPLGGQECLVYIEFRGGEIAQQTLQHAVDVVHGHAALRARYNPEHMIMVDTNVPPPQVREYTIGSQISHRADVRRILMQETINIEKGRNWSAAISSGPDHEQVIHLVFSLAAVDLAAVGVVHEHLARVCREPDYTPAMPTTIAQVYQQHRERTCPRPRTQQADKPAMLDGPKIDGLISPTQAATDMTTLRHYLSQEQWQQLEQRADEHGVTTAALVLTLYERVIRRWSHNLDFCVTIAALNVRGTEDMVVDRTCAYAHRAYDGETFAEELACVSAELRRCLTEQCDAMAEMRQAQVLDQPVEPSRFVFTFAPATNLFPPHAVRTLGTPTTWAQTPQTAFDLRIARVDHDTIEVAADVRDVALPADVSEGIFTLLLEQIDDVITHGSPRAQVPREQARQRAAANASQPCTPQLLHGGVRAHAQHTPHAVALVGPDGETVTYAQLDARARSIGAKIAAVAAPGSLVAVQMPRSVEQIVALVGVLYAGCAYLPVSIEAPQARVERIRERSGWAALITADGGDLAGVDAAPLEEPVPVDPESLAYVIFTSGSTGEPKGVSISHRGARNTIDSLRQRHNIGTGDTLLGTSGVDFDLSVHDVFGAFAAGARLIVVDEADARDPFTWAELVKTHGVTIWNSVPMLLEMLVATGEQLPTLRLFLVSGDWIPLDLPSRSRAMSPGSTFVAMGGATEASIWSNEYVITGEIPKHWPSIPYGLPLDGQQYRVVDARDRDVPDGCVGDLLIGGAGVANGYYNDPERTEASFLTDQDGVRWYRTGDLGLWAEGLVFFAGRRDTQVKVRGHRIECAEIEVCLSNLPGIGRAVVVPIRNRSALGAALVPHEQAQVDVPAALAHVAQQLPHYMVPASAIIVDDLPVTSNGKVDRASLIDWIERGSDLQAVETVDADDDLALVLKVWADVLGVPVPAAGNFFELGGDSLTATRMCAQLRSHGFEAQLTSLFRYPNAAAFTAACQQHIEGTATDGKAESAQQRGEDHAHSWQELAAAQEVSLDTLGLGQWCRWMWSHVLADVAGNEIETVVEDDSDFFELGGDSLKAARLCADLRMSGVSVTVADVFRHPRFADFVTRCTLLETDHVEQSATTVGSVEQAFPLTPLQLAYALGADGIPGVIRTDPCVAVIVSSTDTAVQRRWRMALEAVVARHDILNLVRSGDFEQRVAPRSAPEFVELSLPMTDEQFRALLQQMDVNMQASPAVRGVVRTDRPDELGLVFNYLALDSSSVAIILRDFAQIAAGADPGTSTVSIDAFRAYVDQPPAPTQAALPPPPQIPVGAVPTEPVTFVSTGQVLTADVVQALQLRAREHAVTVNSIVLNCLAQAVTSVNGQQCVTINIPTAHRPVNADNAVGQFSQLALCTIEQNMGWEQTHAELGRAVATAGQLNVQRTTGRQRYPLVFTSLLGSALSQPLADGLVHTVWTHTRTPAVLIDCQVTPMPGGQIELRWDMPAGVVDAQFTDAAFSTFVSLVKQSAEAEPTSVEEAS from the coding sequence ATGAGTTCGCTGCAACGGGCCTACATGGTTGGCCGACTGCACGACCTACCCCTTGGCGGACAAGAATGCCTGGTCTACATCGAATTCCGAGGAGGTGAAATCGCTCAACAAACTCTTCAGCACGCCGTCGATGTCGTGCATGGTCACGCGGCGCTACGAGCCCGCTATAACCCCGAGCACATGATCATGGTGGACACCAACGTGCCCCCTCCACAGGTGAGGGAATACACGATCGGGTCGCAGATCTCACACCGCGCCGACGTGCGCCGGATACTGATGCAAGAAACCATCAACATCGAAAAAGGACGCAACTGGTCAGCGGCCATCAGCAGCGGGCCTGACCACGAACAAGTCATCCACCTCGTTTTTTCCCTTGCCGCAGTCGACCTGGCCGCAGTTGGAGTCGTCCACGAACATCTGGCTCGCGTGTGCCGTGAACCGGACTACACACCAGCCATGCCAACAACAATCGCGCAGGTATACCAACAACACCGCGAGCGCACCTGCCCCCGGCCGCGTACGCAGCAAGCCGATAAGCCCGCCATGTTGGATGGCCCCAAAATTGACGGCCTTATCTCCCCGACACAGGCTGCGACAGACATGACCACGCTGCGTCACTATCTCTCGCAAGAGCAGTGGCAACAGCTGGAGCAGCGAGCCGACGAACACGGCGTTACTACTGCTGCGCTGGTGTTGACTCTGTATGAACGCGTGATTCGACGTTGGTCACACAACCTAGATTTCTGCGTCACCATCGCCGCGCTCAATGTGCGGGGAACTGAAGACATGGTCGTGGACCGCACCTGTGCCTACGCCCACCGTGCTTACGACGGTGAAACTTTCGCAGAAGAACTTGCTTGCGTCTCAGCTGAACTGCGTCGCTGCTTAACGGAGCAGTGCGATGCCATGGCCGAAATGCGCCAGGCTCAAGTGCTTGACCAGCCAGTGGAACCAAGCCGATTTGTGTTTACTTTTGCGCCGGCAACAAACTTGTTTCCGCCGCACGCAGTCCGCACACTAGGGACCCCAACCACCTGGGCACAGACACCCCAAACTGCTTTCGATTTACGCATCGCCAGGGTTGATCACGACACGATTGAAGTAGCCGCCGATGTGCGGGATGTGGCCCTTCCTGCAGATGTGAGCGAGGGTATCTTCACGCTGCTGCTCGAACAGATCGACGACGTGATCACTCACGGGTCCCCACGTGCCCAGGTTCCTCGCGAACAGGCTCGACAGCGCGCTGCAGCGAACGCGAGCCAGCCGTGTACACCCCAGCTCCTGCATGGGGGCGTGCGCGCGCATGCTCAGCACACCCCACACGCGGTGGCGCTCGTTGGGCCCGATGGAGAAACCGTCACCTATGCACAGTTGGATGCGCGAGCGCGGTCAATAGGGGCGAAGATTGCCGCAGTGGCTGCCCCAGGCAGCTTGGTGGCCGTTCAGATGCCTCGCAGCGTTGAACAGATCGTGGCTCTCGTGGGCGTGCTGTACGCCGGATGCGCCTACTTGCCGGTGAGTATTGAGGCTCCACAAGCTCGCGTAGAACGGATTCGTGAACGCTCAGGTTGGGCGGCTTTGATCACAGCCGATGGCGGAGACCTTGCTGGTGTGGATGCTGCGCCCCTGGAAGAGCCGGTGCCTGTTGATCCAGAGTCATTGGCGTATGTGATCTTCACCTCCGGGTCCACCGGGGAACCCAAAGGGGTTTCGATTAGTCACCGAGGGGCCCGAAACACTATCGATAGCCTGCGCCAGCGGCACAACATCGGCACCGGCGACACGCTACTTGGCACTTCCGGTGTCGATTTTGACCTCAGTGTTCACGATGTGTTCGGTGCTTTCGCTGCCGGGGCGCGGCTAATCGTTGTTGATGAAGCCGACGCCCGGGACCCTTTCACCTGGGCCGAGCTGGTGAAAACACACGGCGTGACTATCTGGAACAGCGTTCCCATGCTGTTGGAGATGCTGGTAGCTACCGGTGAGCAGTTACCCACGCTGCGCCTGTTCCTTGTTTCCGGGGACTGGATTCCCCTGGACTTGCCGTCCCGGTCACGGGCGATGTCGCCAGGATCGACGTTCGTGGCAATGGGTGGAGCAACCGAAGCCAGCATCTGGTCTAACGAATACGTCATTACCGGTGAGATACCGAAGCATTGGCCATCAATTCCCTATGGGCTGCCCTTGGATGGGCAGCAGTACCGGGTCGTTGATGCCCGTGATCGTGATGTGCCTGATGGGTGCGTCGGTGACTTGCTTATTGGTGGAGCTGGGGTAGCCAACGGCTACTACAACGACCCAGAGCGCACCGAGGCATCGTTCTTGACTGATCAGGACGGTGTGCGCTGGTATCGCACTGGCGATCTGGGCTTGTGGGCTGAAGGACTCGTGTTCTTCGCTGGGCGGCGAGACACCCAGGTAAAGGTTCGCGGGCACCGCATCGAGTGCGCTGAAATCGAAGTGTGCCTGAGCAACCTGCCAGGTATCGGCCGTGCTGTTGTGGTCCCGATCCGGAATCGTTCTGCCCTGGGAGCTGCGCTGGTGCCTCACGAACAGGCACAGGTCGACGTGCCCGCGGCACTAGCGCACGTTGCCCAGCAGCTTCCGCATTACATGGTTCCAGCCAGCGCCATCATCGTCGATGACCTGCCGGTTACGTCGAACGGGAAAGTGGATCGGGCTAGTCTCATCGACTGGATCGAGCGAGGTTCTGACCTGCAGGCTGTTGAAACGGTTGATGCCGACGATGACTTGGCGCTGGTGTTGAAAGTCTGGGCTGATGTGCTCGGCGTGCCGGTGCCAGCTGCAGGTAACTTTTTCGAGCTCGGTGGTGATTCGCTCACCGCTACCCGGATGTGTGCGCAGCTACGCAGCCACGGGTTTGAGGCTCAGCTGACGTCTTTGTTCCGGTACCCGAACGCTGCTGCCTTCACTGCCGCGTGCCAGCAGCACATCGAAGGCACCGCCACTGACGGTAAAGCTGAATCAGCCCAGCAGCGCGGAGAAGACCACGCGCACAGTTGGCAAGAGCTTGCCGCTGCGCAGGAAGTCAGCCTTGACACGCTCGGGCTAGGGCAGTGGTGTCGCTGGATGTGGAGCCATGTGCTGGCCGATGTGGCTGGCAACGAGATCGAAACAGTCGTGGAAGATGACAGTGACTTTTTTGAGCTCGGCGGTGATTCCCTCAAAGCGGCGCGGCTGTGCGCTGACCTGCGCATGTCCGGAGTGAGCGTGACTGTGGCAGATGTGTTCCGCCATCCACGGTTCGCTGATTTTGTTACCCGCTGCACCCTACTGGAAACGGACCACGTGGAGCAGAGTGCCACCACGGTTGGCTCCGTAGAGCAAGCGTTCCCGCTGACACCGCTGCAATTGGCCTACGCGCTGGGAGCAGACGGTATTCCTGGAGTGATTCGCACCGATCCATGCGTTGCCGTGATCGTCTCGAGCACAGACACAGCGGTGCAACGACGTTGGCGTATGGCGCTGGAAGCTGTGGTCGCACGCCACGACATCTTGAACCTGGTGCGCTCGGGTGATTTTGAGCAGCGTGTGGCTCCCCGCAGCGCACCAGAATTCGTCGAATTGTCACTGCCGATGACCGACGAACAGTTCCGTGCGCTGCTGCAGCAAATGGATGTAAACATGCAGGCCAGCCCGGCAGTGCGAGGGGTGGTGCGCACAGACCGGCCCGATGAGCTGGGGTTGGTGTTCAACTATCTGGCACTGGACTCTTCCAGTGTGGCGATTATTTTGCGTGACTTCGCCCAGATCGCCGCAGGAGCAGACCCAGGCACAAGCACAGTCTCGATCGATGCTTTCCGCGCCTACGTGGACCAACCCCCGGCGCCGACACAGGCTGCTCTTCCACCACCGCCGCAGATCCCGGTCGGTGCGGTGCCTACTGAGCCAGTCACCTTCGTATCAACAGGCCAGGTACTGACCGCGGATGTGGTCCAGGCATTGCAGCTGCGCGCCCGCGAACACGCCGTCACCGTCAACAGCATCGTCCTGAACTGCCTAGCGCAAGCCGTGACATCGGTGAACGGACAACAGTGCGTGACGATCAACATTCCCACTGCGCACCGTCCTGTCAACGCCGACAACGCTGTGGGGCAGTTCAGCCAGCTGGCGCTATGCACGATCGAGCAGAACATGGGGTGGGAACAAACCCATGCCGAGCTTGGCCGGGCCGTAGCCACAGCAGGCCAGCTCAACGTGCAACGCACCACCGGACGACAACGCTACCCACTGGTGTTCACCAGCCTGTTGGGCAGCGCATTGAGCCAACCGTTAGCTGACGGCCTCGTCCACACAGTTTGGACACACACCCGCACCCCTGCGGTCTTGATCGACTGCCAGGTAACACCGATGCCTGGTGGGCAGATTGAACTGCGCTGGGACATGCCCGCAGGCGTGGTAGATGCACAGTTCACGGACGCCGCGTTCAGCACATTCGTGTCCTTGGTCAAGCAAAGCGCCGAGGCAGAACCAACCTCAGTGGAGGAAGCCTCGTGA
- a CDS encoding ABC transporter ATP-binding protein, with translation MDTDSPDNQAGQAALEALLTPVRSLLLTARILGGLSGLLSIAPYVALVELGRLLLSNAPDANNVRNVTYILIATFLGQLFVHFLALTVCHFADLKLAGHIRRELITHLAQAPLSWFTSTNSSRVRKAVQDDTKTLHQLIAHAPVETTFAIVSPICLVAYAFVVNWRLGLLSIATLPLYVLLQLFSMRGMGEKTAQMNHLLEQASATVVEFCDGIEVVRAFGRTNEAHSRFTQASTRFVDFFLDWIKPLLRISALSEAVVSTSVLLFVNTAIGALLVQAGHVGVVDLLTTTLISLVIPGAVVVLGGSMWSYQLAGSAAVRIRDLIDTPTLTTHNPTDQKHTPADASVQFENVTFSYNEGTTALRNVSVTIPAGSTTALVGPSGSGKSTLATMIARFNDPTSGVIRIGGVDIRDIDNLYEHVAFVLQTPHLPDLPLREIIRLAKPEATEEQVRQAAIGAHIWDEIAALPNGLDSRANLSGGQRQRLAIAQALLADRPIVILDEATTATDPEVEAEVQAALSHLAIGRTVIVIAHTATSVIGVDQVVALRDGQIAAVQSNPTHAELSTLLGAVHV, from the coding sequence TTGGATACCGACTCACCCGACAATCAAGCAGGTCAAGCAGCCTTAGAAGCTCTGCTCACCCCTGTTCGCAGCCTTCTACTCACTGCACGAATACTGGGCGGGCTCTCCGGGCTGCTCTCCATCGCCCCCTACGTAGCCCTCGTTGAACTCGGACGATTACTACTCAGCAACGCCCCTGACGCGAACAATGTGCGAAATGTCACATATATCCTCATCGCCACATTTCTTGGTCAATTGTTCGTGCACTTTCTCGCACTGACCGTCTGCCATTTCGCCGACCTGAAACTCGCCGGACACATCCGCCGAGAACTCATCACCCACCTGGCCCAAGCACCCCTGTCATGGTTCACCTCAACCAACTCAAGTCGCGTCCGCAAAGCCGTGCAAGACGACACCAAAACCCTGCACCAACTCATCGCCCACGCCCCAGTCGAAACCACTTTTGCGATCGTCTCCCCCATATGCCTGGTGGCTTACGCCTTCGTCGTCAACTGGCGCCTAGGCCTGCTATCTATCGCGACGCTGCCGCTATACGTGCTGCTGCAGCTATTCAGCATGCGCGGCATGGGCGAAAAAACCGCACAAATGAACCACCTCCTGGAGCAGGCATCAGCCACGGTGGTCGAATTTTGCGACGGCATCGAAGTCGTCCGAGCATTCGGACGCACCAACGAAGCCCACTCACGATTCACACAAGCATCAACGCGCTTCGTCGATTTCTTCCTCGACTGGATCAAACCACTGCTGCGTATTAGCGCCCTATCCGAAGCAGTCGTCAGCACCTCAGTGCTGCTGTTCGTCAACACCGCTATCGGCGCTCTACTCGTCCAAGCCGGGCATGTCGGAGTCGTCGACCTACTCACCACCACACTGATCTCGCTAGTCATCCCCGGAGCAGTGGTCGTCCTCGGTGGGTCGATGTGGTCCTACCAGCTAGCCGGAAGCGCCGCCGTGCGCATCCGCGATCTGATAGACACCCCAACACTGACCACCCACAACCCCACCGATCAGAAACACACCCCCGCCGACGCATCCGTGCAATTCGAAAACGTCACCTTCTCCTACAACGAAGGCACCACGGCACTACGCAACGTGTCAGTAACCATTCCCGCCGGTTCAACCACCGCCCTGGTAGGACCCTCCGGGTCAGGAAAATCCACCCTCGCCACCATGATCGCCCGATTTAACGACCCCACCAGCGGCGTCATACGCATCGGCGGAGTCGATATCCGCGACATCGACAACCTCTACGAACATGTGGCATTCGTCTTACAAACCCCACACCTTCCCGACCTTCCACTGCGGGAAATCATCCGCCTAGCCAAACCAGAAGCAACCGAAGAACAGGTACGCCAAGCCGCCATCGGAGCCCACATCTGGGACGAAATCGCAGCCCTGCCAAATGGCCTGGACTCCCGAGCCAACCTTTCCGGAGGACAGCGCCAACGCCTAGCCATCGCACAGGCACTCCTAGCCGACCGCCCGATCGTCATCCTCGACGAAGCAACAACCGCCACCGACCCCGAGGTCGAAGCCGAAGTCCAGGCGGCCCTGAGCCACCTGGCCATCGGACGCACCGTCATCGTGATCGCCCACACCGCCACCTCAGTCATCGGCGTCGATCAAGTAGTGGCTCTTCGCGACGGTCAGATCGCGGCAGTGCAGTCCAACCCCACGCACGCCGAACTCTCCACGCTGTTGGGAGCTGTCCATGTCTGA
- a CDS encoding YhgE/Pip domain-containing protein — protein sequence MALLPTLSSSELRRISRGWFGKLVVIALLLIPSLYAGLLTYSNIDATNRLDNVPAAIVNKDEPATVTDANGKKQVVPLGRVVSGKLTGSDATNNLKWKLTDENDANDGLANGRYYAVLTIPKDFSTQATSSSDPKKATNARLELNTNDATSYLAGNIAGTVATRITDSTGDELTKKYLDRVFLGFNGISEQMGKAADGAKKLQDGSQQLVNGVTSAHKGSGTLDSGMGQLVTGSQNLASGNKQLADGAGKLSDGAGKLSDGAGKLATGLNTAKEKTAQLPEQSKQLADGSKKLADGIGAVDTGAKKLAEGTNSLAKATTALPEQVGQLAQGATAFADGSKKLADGATRLGAGAQTVATGGTALAKGTTLLAGGASRLKTGVDRYTGGVDQLASQCAASGASEAFCAQLNAVSDQSGSIRSGAGRLAVGAAPLALGAERLQAGATRLADGAAKYNQSVQQAAPAAARLADGLKKFATSVPALATGVQRLQDGANKLAQGTGPLQAGADKLAGGLGQLAASTPALTKGIADAANGATALSTGATNLRGGADKLSTGATSAAAGATKLAEGNAKAAQGVHDLHTGLGKLDDGAGKLLHGSTDLAKGLATGAKKVPTYDSDERNKLSAVVAKPVDGENVRLNRVANYGAGLAPYFSALGLWVGGMGLFFMLRPLPKRAMASTASPWRVALAGFAPAAVIGVGQSVLLFAVMHWALGITISNPGLFIGFAALASCAFMAINQALVAGLGPAGRFIGLLLVVVQLSSAGATYPIETAPGFFQFMHPLLPITYTVQAFRSLIAGGTLHLAPAALVMLLWLIAALGLTVFTAARGRMWTVSRLRDGAIA from the coding sequence ATGGCATTACTTCCCACCCTCAGCAGCTCAGAACTGCGCCGCATCTCCCGAGGATGGTTCGGCAAACTCGTCGTTATCGCACTCCTTCTCATCCCATCCCTCTACGCCGGTCTGCTCACCTACAGCAACATCGACGCCACCAACCGCCTCGACAACGTACCGGCCGCTATCGTCAACAAAGACGAACCTGCCACCGTCACCGACGCCAACGGCAAAAAACAGGTAGTCCCCCTCGGCCGGGTTGTTAGTGGAAAACTCACCGGAAGTGACGCCACCAACAACCTCAAGTGGAAACTCACCGACGAAAACGACGCCAACGATGGCCTCGCTAACGGCCGTTATTACGCCGTCCTCACCATCCCCAAAGACTTTTCCACCCAAGCCACCTCTTCCTCCGACCCGAAAAAAGCCACAAACGCCCGCCTAGAACTCAACACCAATGACGCAACCAGCTACCTGGCAGGAAACATTGCCGGAACAGTCGCCACCCGCATCACTGACAGCACTGGCGACGAGCTGACCAAAAAATATCTCGACCGCGTCTTCCTCGGCTTCAATGGAATATCCGAACAAATGGGCAAAGCCGCCGACGGAGCCAAAAAACTCCAAGACGGATCTCAACAACTTGTTAACGGCGTCACCTCCGCCCATAAAGGATCCGGAACCCTTGACTCCGGTATGGGACAGCTCGTCACCGGTAGCCAGAACCTCGCCTCCGGGAACAAACAGCTCGCCGACGGGGCCGGCAAACTTTCTGACGGGGCCGGCAAACTTTCTGACGGGGCCGGCAAACTTGCCACTGGTCTCAACACCGCTAAAGAAAAAACAGCTCAACTACCTGAACAAAGCAAACAACTCGCTGACGGTTCTAAAAAACTTGCCGACGGTATCGGGGCTGTTGATACTGGCGCCAAAAAACTTGCTGAAGGAACTAACTCCCTGGCCAAAGCCACCACCGCGCTACCAGAACAGGTAGGACAACTCGCTCAAGGGGCCACTGCCTTCGCTGACGGTTCTAAAAAACTTGCCGACGGAGCTACCCGCTTGGGCGCTGGAGCCCAAACTGTCGCCACCGGCGGCACCGCGCTGGCTAAAGGGACCACTCTTCTGGCTGGTGGGGCTTCCCGACTCAAAACCGGTGTGGACCGCTACACCGGCGGCGTTGACCAACTTGCTTCCCAATGCGCAGCTTCCGGCGCGAGCGAAGCTTTCTGCGCCCAACTGAACGCAGTCAGTGACCAAAGCGGCTCTATCCGCAGTGGTGCAGGGCGATTGGCTGTCGGAGCAGCGCCACTAGCGTTGGGAGCAGAACGACTTCAAGCAGGTGCTACTCGTCTTGCTGACGGTGCTGCCAAATACAACCAAAGTGTTCAGCAAGCTGCTCCCGCCGCTGCTCGTCTGGCCGATGGTCTGAAGAAATTTGCCACGTCCGTTCCAGCTCTCGCCACGGGGGTACAACGTCTCCAGGACGGCGCCAACAAATTGGCGCAAGGGACAGGTCCTCTGCAAGCCGGAGCCGACAAGCTCGCCGGTGGGCTAGGCCAGCTAGCGGCAAGCACACCCGCTTTAACGAAAGGCATCGCTGATGCCGCTAACGGAGCCACGGCACTGTCCACAGGAGCCACTAATCTGCGCGGCGGTGCAGACAAACTCTCTACAGGAGCCACGAGTGCCGCTGCCGGGGCCACCAAACTCGCTGAAGGAAACGCTAAAGCTGCTCAAGGTGTTCACGACCTGCACACCGGACTGGGCAAACTTGATGACGGTGCCGGCAAACTCTTGCACGGATCAACAGATCTGGCTAAAGGTTTAGCGACCGGCGCAAAGAAGGTTCCTACGTACGATTCGGACGAGCGTAATAAGCTCAGCGCGGTCGTGGCTAAACCAGTTGATGGGGAAAATGTTCGCCTTAACCGTGTCGCTAACTACGGTGCTGGACTTGCGCCATACTTCTCCGCTTTAGGGCTGTGGGTCGGCGGCATGGGCCTGTTCTTCATGCTGCGTCCGCTGCCAAAGCGTGCCATGGCCTCTACAGCATCACCATGGCGAGTGGCTTTGGCTGGGTTCGCGCCTGCGGCGGTGATTGGCGTGGGGCAGTCAGTGTTACTTTTTGCGGTCATGCACTGGGCTCTGGGAATCACCATCAGTAACCCTGGACTGTTTATTGGGTTCGCTGCGTTGGCTTCGTGTGCTTTCATGGCGATCAACCAGGCCTTGGTGGCTGGATTGGGCCCAGCTGGCAGGTTTATTGGGCTTCTGCTTGTTGTGGTGCAGCTGTCTTCAGCAGGAGCTACTTATCCCATCGAGACTGCTCCTGGATTCTTCCAGTTCATGCACCCGTTGTTGCCGATCACATACACGGTGCAGGCGTTCCGTTCACTCATTGCTGGAGGGACTTTGCACTTGGCACCTGCCGCTTTGGTGATGTTGTTGTGGCTGATCGCGGCTCTTGGATTAACAGTGTTTACGGCAGCGCGGGGCAGGATGTGGACTGTTTCGCGGTTGCGGGACGGAGCGATTGCATGA
- a CDS encoding ABC transporter ATP-binding protein has translation MSEQSATRALSAWRDPLLINALRPYLGTEGQRRQRIFLFMNAVGGALDGLAVSLLMPLASALAQGNPATPWIATIGALALIGAIWQYTSARFGYAAVIDYLNNSNDRLGRTLARLPMGWFTPARTAVLSRFIARDTVLVAENSAQYTGQIVRNAAGLLTIIGGATVWQPRVGWTLAVLAPFIAITLMWSQSLLNRLRRASAASENEVAHRLVEFASCQPMLRATGRSINYEPLRQAAAENERAQRKELWLSLLPILFNGMVLQSVVVVTITVIIHTQLDPITTVVFIGVLLRYARNLEQLGQLMLNLGVLRKPLQHLGQIVNAPLLSEPTQSAQPVNHTDGHEIALQNVRFGYDPERPVIRDVSFTVAPHTMTAIVGPSGSGKTTLARLIARFWDVDAGEIRVDDVDIRQMRTEDLMARMSMVFQDVYLFDDTLMENIRVARPEATDDEIREVSDLAGVTSIADRLGWDAAVGEGGRRLSGGERQRVSIARALLKNAPIVLFDEATSALDAENEGNVMAAVARLRASSTLIVIAHKLETIEDADQIVVLNQEGRIEEIGTHAQLHAASGTYRRFWDRRRAAHGWQLTSSTTC, from the coding sequence ATGTCTGAGCAATCCGCTACTCGCGCGCTCTCCGCCTGGCGCGATCCGCTACTGATCAACGCACTGCGCCCCTACTTGGGCACCGAAGGGCAACGACGGCAACGCATCTTCCTGTTCATGAATGCTGTTGGCGGTGCTCTCGATGGTCTAGCCGTGTCCCTGCTGATGCCCCTAGCATCAGCCCTGGCACAGGGGAATCCAGCCACACCATGGATCGCCACCATCGGCGCGCTAGCCCTCATTGGCGCAATTTGGCAATACACCTCGGCCCGTTTCGGATACGCCGCAGTCATCGATTACCTCAACAACTCCAATGACCGGCTAGGCCGCACCCTTGCACGCCTACCCATGGGCTGGTTCACCCCCGCCCGCACAGCCGTGCTATCGCGCTTCATCGCACGTGACACGGTCCTCGTTGCTGAGAACAGTGCCCAATACACCGGGCAGATCGTTCGCAATGCCGCTGGTCTGCTGACGATTATCGGCGGTGCCACCGTCTGGCAGCCTCGCGTGGGCTGGACATTGGCTGTCCTGGCACCTTTCATCGCCATCACATTGATGTGGTCCCAATCGCTACTGAACCGTCTTCGCCGCGCATCCGCCGCCAGCGAAAACGAAGTAGCCCACCGGCTCGTTGAGTTCGCTTCCTGCCAACCCATGCTGCGCGCAACCGGGCGCAGCATCAACTACGAACCTCTACGACAAGCCGCCGCAGAAAATGAACGCGCGCAACGCAAAGAACTATGGCTCAGCCTCTTGCCGATCTTGTTCAACGGCATGGTGCTTCAATCTGTCGTTGTCGTAACAATCACCGTCATCATCCATACACAGCTGGACCCCATCACCACGGTGGTGTTCATCGGGGTACTGCTGCGCTACGCACGCAACCTCGAACAACTCGGCCAACTGATGCTCAACCTTGGGGTGCTACGCAAACCTCTCCAACACCTTGGACAAATCGTCAACGCTCCCCTGTTGAGCGAACCCACCCAATCAGCCCAGCCTGTTAACCACACAGACGGCCACGAAATAGCGCTACAGAACGTGCGATTCGGATATGACCCCGAACGCCCTGTCATACGTGATGTTTCTTTCACTGTTGCGCCACACACGATGACAGCCATCGTGGGCCCTTCAGGCTCCGGTAAAACAACGCTCGCACGACTTATCGCGCGCTTTTGGGATGTTGACGCTGGAGAAATCCGCGTCGATGACGTCGATATTCGCCAGATGCGCACCGAAGACCTGATGGCACGAATGTCGATGGTGTTCCAAGACGTGTACTTGTTTGACGACACCCTGATGGAGAACATTCGAGTAGCTCGCCCTGAAGCCACCGACGATGAAATCCGTGAGGTCAGCGACTTGGCTGGAGTCACATCAATCGCTGACCGGCTCGGCTGGGACGCTGCCGTGGGTGAAGGTGGACGACGTCTATCCGGCGGTGAACGCCAACGCGTCTCCATCGCACGAGCCCTGCTCAAAAACGCCCCCATCGTTCTCTTCGATGAAGCAACCTCTGCCCTCGATGCAGAGAACGAAGGCAACGTCATGGCGGCAGTTGCACGGCTACGGGCTTCCTCTACGTTGATCGTCATCGCCCACAAACTGGAAACCATTGAGGACGCTGATCAAATCGTCGTGCTCAACCAGGAAGGGCGCATTGAGGAGATTGGGACACATGCACAGCTGCACGCAGCATCAGGAACCTACCGCCGCTTCTGGGACCGCAGACGAGCTGCACACGGTTGGCAACTGACCTCATCCACTACCTGCTGA